The segment CAGCAGCGTTTTGCCGGCCCGGCTCGCGGGAACGGACCGCCACTGCCACCGGTACCGCAAGGCGAAGGCGGGGTCTTCGATGCGCCAGCGCCGGCGGGGGTCCTCGAGCAGCGCGAGGTTGAGCGCGGTCTGGTCGTCCATTTCGGCGCCTGCCGTGTCGTGGGAAACGGCGGGGCTGGCCTGGATCAGCGCGTCAGCCCGCGCAAACAGGTCCCGCGTGCGGTCGTTGGCGCGGCAGTAGAAAAACCCCGCGCACAGCACGAAGCGGTGCGCGAGGTAGTGGGCGCGCGGCAGGGAGGTGCCCTGCGAAGCCAGCAGGTCGAAGTCCGCTCCTTGGCGGATGAGCCACGGTCGCGGGTCGTCGAGCCAGAAGGCGTCGGCGTCGCTGTGGATGAAGTCGCAGCCGTTTTCGACTAAGAAGCGAAGAAACTTCAAGCGCAAGGGCATGAGCACCTGCATGCGCTGGCGGTGTTTGCGCCACCGCCGTGCGCGGTCCGTGTCGTGCGGCCGGTCAGGCGGTTCGTCGGTGAACCGGGGCAGGTGAGGAAGAAAATCATAAAAATACGGCGCGCGTTGTGCGCCCACTTCGCGGCGCAGGAGCCGGGCGAGCTCCCGATCCATGCACACGATGCGAAAGTGGCGGCAGCAGGCGCGGTTCGCGAGTTCGATCCAGCGCCGAACAAGGATGTGGTAGCGCAGGGTCGCGAAGACCACGGTGGCCGGACCTTCCTCGCCGGCCCCGAACGCCGTTGCAATTGTGGAGCGGCTCGATGACATGCTTCAGGTGCGTCTGGAAACGGGCGAGGCGAGTGGATGTCAGCGTGCCGGTGCGTCGGAGCGGCGGGCGGCCGGGAGCGGACGCCGGGCGGCGGGGTCGTTTGCGATGGTGGCGCCGGCGAAAGGCAGCAGGTAGCGCTCGTAGATTCGCTCGCGGCGACGAATGCGCCCTATCAGGCCATCGGCCTGGAGCGCCGCGGCGATCCGGAGCTTGAGATCCACGGGGGAAACGTTCCGCCGGCCGACGTGCTCGACGAGGAAATCGAGGATGGCGGGGTGGTAGCGGAGTTCCCCCGCCATGACGGCGCACAGCTCGTCCGTAAGCGCGTCGAAACGAAGGTAGAGGTCCGCGCGCAGGTCGCGGCGGAACCGGCCGCTGGCGAAGTACTCCCGGATCGCACCTTCCGGCTGATTCAATACCCGCGCAGGATCCTCGAAGAGCAACGTGATTGCCCAGAAGGTGAGGTAGCCGATGCCTCTCGGCCAGGTGTCGATCCCGAACCAGCGCAATAGTTTGAACGGACCTCTGACGGTGTGGGTGAACCAGATGAAGAAAGGTACCGAGATGTTCTCGATGGACTCCGGGCCAGCGCGTTCGGTGCGGAACCGTTCCAGGAACTCGGCCTTGTGATGGAGCAGGATCGTTCGAAGGCGGGGGTCGAGCGCCACCTCCCGGCCGTGGACCAGGAAAGCGATGGCGCGGCTGAGTTGCGGAGGCTTCAACTTGCGCGTGTAGTGGAGGTACTGCGAGCAGTACCAGTCCTTCACGCCGCGCAGTGCGCAGAGTCTGGGGTAGACCCGAAGGCGGGCGGGCAAGATGCTGTAGCCGGCGTGGCGGCGTAGCGCGGGATTGAGGCTGCCGTATCGAAAGCCCAGGCGTTTGAACGTGTTCATGAACTCGACGGCGGCACGGTTCGGCACGTACAGGCTGCGCAACCGGCAGGCATGCTGCAAGTGCAGCCAGTCCGCAGCGGCGAAGAACCGCGCGGTGTAGGTGGTGCCGGTCTTGGGAATGTTCAGGCACAGCGACGTTCTGGGCAGCACGGGCGGTCTCCTCAGCCGATGGCCGGGCGCACCATGGGCGGCGGGGAACCGGCAAGGCCGGCGAGTTCGGGGCGCCAGCCACGATATACGGCTTGCGCAGCAGCAAGAAACTCGCCGTCGTCGCGGCGCCAGGTTTGGCTGCGTCCGTGGCGCACGAGCAGGTAATCCGCGTCGTGGGTGCGATAGACGCCCCCGCCGCAAGCGTGCACGTCTTCCGCGAGCGCCGCGTCGACGTGCCGGGGCACGTCGCGCCAGCCCCCGGCGCGTTGCAGGTCGGTGCGGGCAATGAGCATCGTGCCACCCGTGATGGAACCGGACCAGACCTCGGGCGGAACCTCGCGTACGCGCACGGTGCACTCGGCGTGGGCCAGATAGACCGTGGCGGGGAACTTGCCAACGAGCGCGGCGCCGGAGTACTCGCGCGCGAGCACCAGGTCCCAGAGATGCTCAGAGCCGTAGAGGTCGTCGTCATCCATCTTGGCCAGCAGGGGGCCGGAGGCGGCCGCGCTCGCCCGGGCGAGCACCGCGCCCAGCGTGTATTCGCTGTCCAGGCGCAGGACCTGCACCGGGCGCGCAAACGGCGCCAGCGCCGCGTTCACGGATTCGGCCGCGAACCCCGTTCCGTGCAGCGCGAGCACGAGCTCGAGGTTCGGCCAGGTCTGGCGGGCAACGTTTGCAACGGCGTGGGCGAGACACGGCGGCCGCCGCGTGGCGAGCAGGACGGACACGAGCGGCAACGGCGGCGGCCGGGCGCCCGCCGCCTCGCATACCTGGCGGGCGCGTGCGGCAACGGAGTGGCCGCGCAACGCCTCGCGCCGCTGGGCGATGCTGAGCGCCTCACGCTCCGCGACGCCCGCATTGCGACTGTCGGCGGTCAAGAGCCGGAACAGCGATTCGCCCAGCAGCGGCTCCATCGCCCGGTGGGCGTCGGCAAGGCGCACCGGCAGCCCGAGGGCGGCGATGCGCGCAAGCGTTCCCGCCCGCGCGATGGCGCCGGCGTGGTATGCGGCCGTGTCTTCCAGGCGATGCGCGTGCAGCAACGCCCGGCGGTCGCCGGGCGCGACGGACCGGCGCGCGCACGCGCCGGTCGGCAGACGGGCGTGCGGCCCGAGCGAGACCGCGCGGTTCTCCACGTGGCGCACCCAGCCGACCGGATTGTTAAGCGCGGGGTCGAAGGCCGGGACCGCGAGCGCGGGCGCCCGGCTGAGCAGCGCGCGCGGTGCGCGCACCCCGGCGGCCGCAGCCGCCGTGTCGGCAAGGACGGCGTCAGGACGCCGTGTTCGCGCCTCGTGCCGGACACGGGTCGATGCCGCGAACACGGCGCGGGAACGGGGCCCGAGGACGGCCAGATCGATGCCGAGCGGTGGATCGGGGGTGGCGGCCGTGCGTGATTTGCTGCGGCCAGGGGGCACGACGTGCGCGGGGGAAGCGGACCTCTCAAAACCCTGGCGCACCCGCCACCGTACGCCCACGGCAAGCCACCGCAGGAACCGCCACGCGGTACGGAGCCCCCGGACATGGCGCGCTTCGGCCGCAACGCGCGACAGGACAGCGCGCGCGCCTTGGGCGGCAGCGGACCGCGGGCCCGCTGGGCGACCGCGGGCGGCGGTCGTGGGCGCGGTCACCCGGCGGCGGACGGGGCGAAGCACGCGGGCCGGCAAGACGCGGGTATCGCCGAAGTCGGCCGCCTGGCCGCCGCTACGGCGAGCGCGGCGCAGCGCCCAGGTGCGGGTGATCGTGATCCGCTGACCGCTGCCGTCGAGGCCCGCGCTGGCAGTGACGGCATCGCCCAGGGCTGATTCGAGCCGGGCCAGCGCCTCGGGAGCGACGGTGGCGGCTGCGGGCAGGACCGCGTGCAGGGGCGATGCAGGGAACACGTCGAGCGCCGAGGCGCCTGTAGCCACAGACAGGCGCGGTTCGTGCCTGTACCGCCGGCGCAGCCGGTTCCGGTCGGCGTCTCGGCCCGGGGCCAGGTCGATGCACACGGCCAGGTCGCCGCCGGGGTTGGCCAGCAGCGCTTGTACGCTGTCGGAAATGCGCTGGTAAGGTGCCGTTCCGGCCACGAGCGTGACGACGAGGCGCGGCACCGCGTAGCGGCGGGTGGCGCCGGCCGGCCGGAAGCCCGGCTCGGCGATGAGGTCGGCCAGCTTCCCCGCCTGCCCTTCCCTGTCGCGGCGCTTGGCCTGCCTCCCGTCGCGCCAGCGCCCCTGGTGCCAGGCGAAGGCCTCGCGCACCGGGATCAGCAGTCCGCCGGCGTTTTGCACACGGTAGGCGAAC is part of the Gammaproteobacteria bacterium genome and harbors:
- a CDS encoding glycosyltransferase family 77 protein, with product MSSSRSTIATAFGAGEEGPATVVFATLRYHILVRRWIELANRACCRHFRIVCMDRELARLLRREVGAQRAPYFYDFLPHLPRFTDEPPDRPHDTDRARRWRKHRQRMQVLMPLRLKFLRFLVENGCDFIHSDADAFWLDDPRPWLIRQGADFDLLASQGTSLPRAHYLAHRFVLCAGFFYCRANDRTRDLFARADALIQASPAVSHDTAGAEMDDQTALNLALLEDPRRRWRIEDPAFALRYRWQWRSVPASRAGKTLLAGLLASRVSAAALDRALGFARSALILTSERIIDGRFSNGLRVGVIPMRLVDRIAAARAGRPLVSHVKAHKALVPNDPHAIGDAAPPVR
- a CDS encoding glycosyltransferase, whose amino-acid sequence is AEFEPARPVSVIIPTYRAPAALALTLAGIERQDWPGELLEVVVVDDGSDPPVTAPATSLDLRVARQPRRGFGLARARNTGAKAASNDILVFLDGDVIAESGLIRAHARWHHAVGDALTQGFCAYVSPEGLRPEAVRGHRGALGTLFDGKASDPPWIERHMARTDDFTSRHTDLFRAVTGNNFAISRALFEEAGAFDESFTRYGGEDTEFAYRVQNAGGLLIPVREAFAWHQGRWRDGRQAKRRDREGQAGKLADLIAEPGFRPAGATRRYAVPRLVVTLVAGTAPYQRISDSVQALLANPGGDLAVCIDLAPGRDADRNRLRRRYRHEPRLSVATGASALDVFPASPLHAVLPAAATVAPEALARLESALGDAVTASAGLDGSGQRITITRTWALRRARRSGGQAADFGDTRVLPARVLRPVRRRVTAPTTAARGRPAGPRSAAAQGARAVLSRVAAEARHVRGLRTAWRFLRWLAVGVRWRVRQGFERSASPAHVVPPGRSKSRTAATPDPPLGIDLAVLGPRSRAVFAASTRVRHEARTRRPDAVLADTAAAAAGVRAPRALLSRAPALAVPAFDPALNNPVGWVRHVENRAVSLGPHARLPTGACARRSVAPGDRRALLHAHRLEDTAAYHAGAIARAGTLARIAALGLPVRLADAHRAMEPLLGESLFRLLTADSRNAGVAEREALSIAQRREALRGHSVAARARQVCEAAGARPPPLPLVSVLLATRRPPCLAHAVANVARQTWPNLELVLALHGTGFAAESVNAALAPFARPVQVLRLDSEYTLGAVLARASAAASGPLLAKMDDDDLYGSEHLWDLVLAREYSGAALVGKFPATVYLAHAECTVRVREVPPEVWSGSITGGTMLIARTDLQRAGGWRDVPRHVDAALAEDVHACGGGVYRTHDADYLLVRHGRSQTWRRDDGEFLAAAQAVYRGWRPELAGLAGSPPPMVRPAIG